One genomic region from Halomicrobium zhouii encodes:
- a CDS encoding outer membrane protein assembly factor BamB family protein → MNRREFLSTAALATTLTAGCSRVTGDGDRGIEWKIEVGDALPAQIVGSDDSVYVGADSKIYRLSAATGEPKWIYDGAGDSYLRVHLHDETVYGGWFRDGVVAVDAESGNHRWSVQPLDSASGVTGLGSHPGTDAIYYNDLDGVAVALDPTDGELLWYYDTGGTLRDGPVVTRDSVYVASEDGVLYALAADTGEKRWQYDTGSKNVLAPTVANGTVYVGPQDATLYAVDSKDGTERWQYSTTTEKWLAPTVDGDVAYLATFDGDVEKIDLQTRERIWHNGGQGRSVVPPGVGPDNVYIGGPNRLVGISKSTGETVSVVKTGEIEHSSFHQTPLVSTDRVISGNTGGFVFATPRT, encoded by the coding sequence ATGAATCGGCGAGAGTTCCTCAGTACGGCGGCGCTGGCGACGACACTCACAGCCGGCTGTTCGCGTGTCACTGGAGACGGTGATCGCGGTATCGAGTGGAAGATTGAGGTCGGCGACGCCCTTCCCGCCCAGATAGTCGGTAGCGACGACTCGGTGTACGTGGGGGCGGATTCGAAGATATACAGATTATCCGCCGCCACTGGGGAACCAAAGTGGATTTACGATGGTGCAGGGGATTCTTATCTTCGAGTGCACCTGCACGACGAAACCGTTTACGGCGGCTGGTTCCGGGACGGTGTCGTCGCTGTCGATGCTGAGTCGGGGAACCACCGATGGAGCGTCCAACCGTTGGACTCCGCCTCGGGGGTCACTGGACTTGGGTCCCATCCAGGCACTGACGCTATCTACTACAACGATCTCGACGGCGTCGCAGTGGCACTCGATCCGACAGATGGCGAACTCTTGTGGTACTATGATACCGGTGGGACGCTACGCGATGGGCCGGTAGTAACGCGCGACTCCGTATACGTTGCGAGTGAAGATGGTGTCCTGTACGCACTGGCCGCGGACACCGGTGAGAAGCGATGGCAGTACGACACCGGTAGCAAAAACGTGCTGGCCCCGACTGTCGCGAACGGCACGGTCTACGTGGGCCCCCAAGACGCCACACTGTACGCGGTCGATTCGAAAGATGGAACGGAGCGCTGGCAGTACTCGACCACCACGGAAAAGTGGCTTGCCCCGACGGTCGACGGCGACGTCGCGTACCTGGCGACGTTCGACGGCGACGTCGAGAAGATCGACTTGCAAACCCGTGAACGCATCTGGCACAACGGCGGGCAAGGCCGCTCTGTCGTGCCACCCGGTGTCGGTCCGGACAACGTCTACATCGGCGGCCCAAATAGGCTAGTCGGCATATCGAAATCGACCGGTGAGACGGTTTCCGTGGTAAAGACCGGGGAGATCGAACACTCGAGCTTCCACCAGACGCCTCTCGTGAGTACCGACCGAGTGATATCTGGGAATACCGGGGGATTCGTCTTTGCGACCCCACGGACCTAG
- a CDS encoding outer membrane protein assembly factor BamB family protein, translated as MFINPTDQRLFFPTEQGSIYCLDRATGEQIWRRDIGGPIETPLQFDGSQLFFGTTATDGPGTVLALNAVDGTPRWESALPTLTKSAPVLFGDSVIVRDQSGDVLAFDQETGDQQWDRTFETHSLGWSFQGPLVKNERVYTYGVDTTASQDNRLIALEATDGTTAWQREISAPVSMLASSPDHLFSVHRESLHAVAPRDGTIRWRRKLTGQSNVLSVNGAVYVTNANSVTVYDTEDGREVNQFKLDGLLQGYVPRGRGEESFVGRQRPVPGGLLGMTEEAIYALGGGQGGQDSLGLAGGFGVAGLCLYALHRWRDR; from the coding sequence TTGTTCATCAATCCCACCGACCAGCGGCTGTTCTTTCCGACAGAACAGGGATCTATTTACTGTCTGGACAGAGCAACCGGAGAGCAAATCTGGCGCCGCGACATCGGCGGACCGATAGAGACGCCGTTACAGTTCGACGGGTCGCAGCTCTTCTTCGGAACGACAGCTACCGACGGCCCGGGAACAGTCCTGGCCCTCAATGCTGTGGACGGGACGCCTCGATGGGAATCGGCACTCCCGACGCTAACTAAGTCAGCTCCCGTTCTCTTCGGTGATTCGGTAATTGTGCGAGACCAATCTGGAGACGTGCTCGCTTTCGACCAGGAGACGGGAGACCAGCAATGGGACCGGACCTTCGAGACACATAGTCTTGGCTGGAGTTTCCAAGGACCGCTCGTGAAAAACGAACGCGTCTATACCTACGGCGTGGACACCACTGCGTCGCAGGACAACAGGCTCATCGCACTCGAGGCGACAGATGGAACGACCGCATGGCAACGGGAGATATCGGCCCCTGTCTCGATGCTGGCTTCCTCGCCAGATCATCTCTTCAGTGTGCACAGAGAGAGTCTCCACGCGGTCGCCCCGAGGGACGGCACGATTCGCTGGCGGCGAAAACTGACGGGGCAGTCCAACGTGCTCAGTGTGAACGGTGCTGTTTACGTCACGAACGCTAATTCAGTCACGGTGTACGACACAGAAGACGGGCGTGAAGTGAACCAATTCAAATTAGACGGACTGCTCCAGGGCTACGTCCCTAGGGGGAGGGGCGAGGAGTCCTTCGTCGGTAGACAACGCCCCGTACCCGGCGGGCTACTGGGGATGACAGAAGAAGCGATCTACGCACTCGGTGGAGGTCAGGGTGGACAGGATTCGCTCGGTCTGGCAGGTGGTTTTGGCGTCGCCGGTCTGTGTTTGTACGCGCTGCATCGCTGGCGTGATAGATAG
- a CDS encoding DNA polymerase domain-containing protein, with the protein MRLCFIAKVGDEALGVVERGRDDALTADRTALVYTNDVISREQKIDLEHEDDFEWVCFVPTKDGQRGALTKYFGKFADRDEYKYRGIELRQRSTPEYIANVQRDLIDSLHEHREPEPVVDRLARHLNDVRSGSVDPEKLTIQTRISKPLDAYQQQNRTVDALQRYQDHGMERSPGQDVKYVVVDDEKRSRERVRLPFEADEYDQAFYVDLLFRAAESVLSPLDWDRERIKRYLRETQNARLTSYS; encoded by the coding sequence GTGAGACTCTGCTTCATAGCGAAGGTCGGCGACGAGGCGCTCGGCGTCGTCGAGCGTGGTCGTGACGACGCCCTCACCGCGGACCGGACAGCCCTCGTCTACACGAATGACGTCATCTCTCGTGAGCAAAAGATCGACCTGGAACACGAGGACGACTTCGAGTGGGTCTGCTTTGTCCCGACCAAAGACGGCCAGCGTGGCGCCCTCACGAAGTACTTCGGAAAGTTCGCCGACCGCGACGAGTACAAGTACCGCGGTATCGAGCTTCGCCAGCGTTCGACGCCCGAATACATCGCAAACGTCCAGCGTGACCTCATCGATTCGCTCCACGAGCACCGCGAGCCGGAGCCAGTCGTCGACCGACTGGCTCGGCACCTGAACGACGTCCGAAGTGGGTCGGTCGACCCGGAGAAGCTAACGATCCAGACGCGCATTTCGAAACCCCTCGACGCCTACCAGCAACAGAATCGGACCGTCGACGCCCTGCAGCGATACCAGGACCACGGGATGGAGCGCTCACCTGGCCAGGACGTCAAGTACGTCGTCGTCGACGACGAGAAGCGAAGTCGTGAGCGAGTCCGACTTCCGTTCGAAGCAGACGAATACGACCAAGCGTTCTACGTCGATCTGCTCTTCCGGGCGGCCGAGAGTGTTCTCTCACCACTGGACTGGGACCGTGAACGGATCAAACGCTACCTCCGAGAGACACAGAACGCGCGATTGACGAGTTATTCGTAA
- a CDS encoding YdeI/OmpD-associated family protein codes for MNPLFFASRNEFRTWLEAHHDTAEELWVGYYKADAERSGIGYGESVEEALCFGWIDGLIKGIDDETYTRRFTPRNPDSKWSKANTERVEAMVEAGKMTPAGMALVEAAKESGEWAAAYRLADDHEIPAELEAALRENETAWENFQHFSNTDQHAFIAAVEEAKTDDTKQRRIERTVELAAQNRRAYDENNKRRL; via the coding sequence ATGAACCCACTATTCTTCGCATCTCGCAACGAGTTCCGTACCTGGCTGGAAGCGCACCACGACACGGCCGAGGAGTTGTGGGTCGGCTACTACAAGGCCGACGCCGAGCGATCCGGTATCGGCTACGGCGAGTCGGTCGAGGAAGCGCTCTGCTTCGGGTGGATCGACGGCCTGATCAAGGGCATCGACGACGAGACGTACACCCGTCGGTTCACGCCCAGGAACCCCGACAGCAAGTGGTCGAAGGCGAACACGGAGCGGGTCGAGGCAATGGTCGAGGCGGGGAAGATGACCCCGGCCGGAATGGCACTCGTCGAAGCGGCGAAGGAGTCGGGCGAGTGGGCGGCTGCCTATCGGCTCGCCGACGACCACGAAATCCCGGCCGAACTCGAGGCAGCGCTGCGTGAGAACGAGACCGCCTGGGAGAACTTCCAGCACTTCTCGAACACTGACCAGCACGCTTTCATCGCGGCCGTCGAGGAGGCGAAGACGGACGACACCAAGCAAAGGCGCATCGAACGAACGGTCGAACTCGCGGCACAGAACCGCCGAGCGTACGACGAGAACAACAAGCGGCGGCTGTGA
- a CDS encoding carbohydrate ABC transporter permease produces MSRTGGTADATAGIRQRLGPVAFHCVVWSLVLVVLLPIVWPVMLSLNEVRPETFFDRGLRWWLDGVSFGAFLYTLFGTDVPRYLWNSVLVATVTGVLSAGFAVTAAYGYDRFDFVGRRAAIGALLLFPMVPPTIVAIPIYLRFLDTPLFDTHAGLVVAYVAFTLPFTTWLLIPYVSQIPEWLEEAAMVDGSTRVGAFGRVFLPVAKPGLAAAFVLAWMLAYNEFLFAVLLIDTPARRTLPVGLTFEAVPPGVVSVVASIPMLVIFAVLWWFFLRGEVRQYGK; encoded by the coding sequence GTGAGCCGGACCGGAGGTACAGCGGACGCGACGGCCGGGATTCGCCAGCGCCTCGGTCCCGTCGCATTCCACTGTGTCGTCTGGTCGCTCGTCCTCGTCGTCCTCCTCCCCATCGTCTGGCCGGTGATGCTGTCGCTCAACGAGGTCCGCCCCGAGACGTTCTTCGACCGGGGACTCCGCTGGTGGCTCGACGGCGTCAGTTTCGGCGCGTTCCTGTACACGCTGTTTGGTACGGACGTCCCACGATATCTCTGGAACAGCGTCCTCGTGGCGACTGTCACCGGCGTCCTCAGTGCCGGCTTCGCCGTGACCGCCGCGTACGGCTACGACCGCTTCGACTTCGTCGGTCGTCGCGCTGCCATCGGGGCGCTCCTCCTCTTTCCGATGGTGCCGCCGACCATCGTCGCCATCCCGATCTACCTCCGCTTTCTCGACACGCCCCTCTTCGACACCCACGCCGGACTCGTCGTCGCCTACGTCGCGTTCACGCTCCCGTTCACGACGTGGCTCCTGATCCCCTACGTCTCTCAGATCCCCGAGTGGCTGGAGGAGGCGGCGATGGTCGACGGGTCGACCCGGGTCGGTGCGTTCGGGAGGGTATTCCTGCCGGTCGCCAAACCGGGACTCGCGGCGGCGTTCGTGCTCGCCTGGATGCTCGCGTACAACGAGTTCCTGTTCGCCGTGTTGCTCATCGACACCCCGGCCAGGCGCACCCTCCCGGTGGGGCTCACCTTCGAAGCCGTCCCGCCCGGCGTCGTCTCGGTAGTCGCCTCGATCCCGATGCTCGTGATCTTCGCCGTCCTCTGGTGGTTCTTCCTCCGTGGCGAGGTCAGACAGTACGGCAAGTGA
- a CDS encoding AGE family epimerase/isomerase, whose amino-acid sequence MPSYQTTFRDEKWLRQHVGGLLNFYYPTCIDHRFGGYVSQLSDVDGHVYDGKSKLLVSTCRFVFNFSVGKMLDGPDWCHSAAHHGVDFLLETHRQDDGGYPWLLSGREVDDPQRTAYGHAFVLFALSTAAKAEIPRAGDHLEATFQTIDEHFWENQHSLCKGKLDSEWNEVESYRGQNANMHMCEALIAAYEATGDERYIDRAYSIAERLALELTDEGDGLLWEHYTEYWTHDWDYNRDEPAHLFRPWGYQPGHLLEWTKLLCHLSEHRDDAWLVDRARHFFDAAVENGWDDEYGGFVYNFDREGEPLVWDKYYWPLAEGFAGAARLADCTGDDQYWDWYDRIWDYAWNKVVNQKYGNWYFQLTRDGQVENEAIDATPEVKTGYHPLGACYDVLR is encoded by the coding sequence GTGCCATCGTATCAGACGACATTCCGCGACGAGAAGTGGCTCAGACAGCACGTCGGGGGCCTGTTGAACTTCTACTACCCGACGTGTATCGACCACCGCTTCGGCGGCTACGTATCCCAGTTGAGCGACGTCGACGGCCACGTCTACGACGGGAAATCGAAGCTGCTCGTCTCGACGTGCCGGTTCGTCTTCAACTTCAGCGTCGGAAAGATGCTCGACGGCCCGGACTGGTGTCACTCGGCCGCCCATCACGGTGTCGACTTCCTGCTGGAAACCCACCGCCAGGACGACGGCGGCTACCCCTGGCTCCTGTCGGGCCGCGAAGTCGACGACCCACAGCGAACTGCCTACGGCCACGCGTTCGTCCTGTTCGCGCTGTCGACGGCTGCGAAAGCAGAGATTCCGCGCGCTGGGGACCACCTCGAGGCGACGTTCCAGACCATCGACGAGCACTTCTGGGAGAACCAGCACAGCCTCTGCAAGGGGAAACTCGATTCTGAGTGGAACGAGGTCGAATCGTACCGCGGACAGAACGCCAACATGCACATGTGTGAAGCGTTGATCGCCGCGTACGAGGCAACCGGCGACGAGCGGTACATAGACCGGGCCTACAGCATCGCAGAGCGCCTCGCGCTCGAACTGACAGACGAAGGAGACGGCCTGCTGTGGGAGCATTACACCGAGTACTGGACACACGACTGGGACTACAACCGCGACGAACCGGCGCACCTCTTCCGACCGTGGGGCTACCAGCCGGGACACCTGCTGGAGTGGACGAAGCTACTGTGTCACCTCTCTGAACACCGAGACGACGCCTGGCTCGTAGACCGTGCCCGGCACTTCTTCGACGCCGCCGTCGAGAACGGCTGGGACGACGAGTACGGCGGGTTCGTCTACAACTTCGACCGCGAGGGGGAGCCACTCGTCTGGGACAAGTACTACTGGCCGCTGGCCGAGGGTTTTGCCGGCGCTGCTCGCCTCGCCGACTGTACGGGTGACGACCAGTACTGGGACTGGTACGACCGGATCTGGGACTATGCGTGGAACAAAGTCGTCAACCAGAAGTACGGCAACTGGTATTTCCAGCTGACTCGCGATGGGCAGGTCGAGAACGAGGCGATCGATGCGACGCCGGAAGTGAAGACTGGGTACCACCCTCTCGGAGCGTGTTACGACGTCCTTCGCTAG
- a CDS encoding NAD-dependent epimerase/dehydratase family protein: protein MPLSTIAVTGGNGKIGRAILAHLNDHEYETVNIARGKQREEVSDTYITTDLLDAGETYGALAKADADAVIHMGTIPDPYGNPDFRTYESNVMSATHVLEASESLGLESCCLASSINVMGAEHQQRDPQVEYLPIDADHPRTPDDSYGIAKHAMEVTAAGFGRRPTCETTIATLRYPWVPNEEEVVEYFAEPDRSMETLRDDDPWSNEQVMFSYVHIDDACAIARKAVEADYVGHESFWAVAGDTTADEATEDVVDEFYPDAEIRQPLEGHETLFDLSKADELLDWAPERSWRDY from the coding sequence GTGCCACTCTCGACGATAGCGGTTACCGGCGGCAACGGGAAGATCGGCCGGGCGATCCTCGCGCACCTCAACGACCACGAGTACGAGACGGTGAACATCGCCCGCGGAAAGCAACGGGAGGAGGTCTCGGACACCTATATCACGACGGACCTGCTCGACGCGGGTGAGACCTACGGCGCCCTCGCGAAGGCCGACGCGGACGCCGTCATCCACATGGGAACGATCCCGGATCCCTACGGCAACCCCGACTTCCGCACGTACGAGAGCAACGTCATGTCGGCCACGCACGTGCTCGAAGCCAGCGAGTCGCTCGGTCTCGAATCCTGCTGTCTGGCCTCCAGTATCAACGTGATGGGCGCCGAACACCAGCAACGGGATCCCCAGGTCGAGTACCTCCCTATCGATGCGGACCACCCCCGAACGCCGGACGATAGTTACGGCATCGCGAAGCACGCCATGGAGGTGACCGCCGCCGGATTCGGCCGTCGTCCCACCTGCGAGACGACCATCGCTACCCTGCGCTATCCGTGGGTCCCGAACGAGGAGGAAGTGGTCGAGTACTTCGCCGAACCCGACCGCTCGATGGAGACACTCCGCGACGACGACCCGTGGTCGAACGAACAGGTGATGTTCTCCTACGTCCACATCGACGACGCCTGCGCCATTGCCCGGAAGGCCGTCGAGGCGGACTACGTCGGCCACGAGTCGTTCTGGGCCGTCGCCGGAGACACCACCGCCGACGAAGCGACCGAAGACGTCGTCGACGAGTTCTACCCGGACGCGGAGATCCGGCAGCCCCTCGAGGGTCACGAGACGCTGTTCGACCTCTCGAAGGCCGACGAATTACTGGACTGGGCACCGGAACGGAGCTGGCGCGACTACTGA
- a CDS encoding alpha/beta hydrolase, with translation MTGIASCSLSSTCLRQTGTESGVRAHPSTVARRGQEPTNWPCTEYEIILRPERNLRTRTGPNGQTSMAPAPTSDAVDASRADTVHPAIADYLADTSVEDGPSYRDLSLEEIREMDETSPLSKDLDIPVEHVEDRTVSGPNGEIPVRLYDSRTDRSGTDPVIVYLHGGGWISGSIETHNRICRTLTTKTGYPVVSVGYRLAPEHPFPAGLQDCYAVLNWVSDTATVPGIDPERLVVMGDSAGGNLAAATALVARDRGGPAIAHQVLIYPAMGAAQTTPAYTENSDGYGLTAEIMDVIYDRYTESDIDDANYYAWPRKAADLSGLPPATILTAGFDPLRDTGALYAEQLLEADVPVSFTNYPAMVHGFFAMIGDPVAVDPAHEAYEAIATRLQDQFD, from the coding sequence GTGACTGGGATCGCCAGTTGCTCGCTCTCCAGCACATGCCTTCGGCAGACCGGAACAGAGTCGGGGGTGAGAGCACATCCGTCGACAGTAGCCAGACGAGGTCAGGAGCCGACCAACTGGCCGTGCACGGAGTACGAAATTATTTTACGCCCCGAACGGAACCTGCGCACGCGAACCGGACCCAACGGACAGACATCCATGGCGCCAGCACCAACTTCCGACGCGGTCGACGCATCGAGAGCCGATACCGTACATCCCGCAATTGCGGACTACCTGGCGGACACGTCCGTCGAAGACGGGCCGTCCTACCGGGACCTGTCGCTCGAAGAGATACGCGAGATGGACGAAACGAGTCCCCTGAGCAAAGACCTCGATATTCCCGTCGAACACGTGGAAGACCGAACCGTATCCGGTCCGAACGGGGAGATTCCAGTCAGACTCTACGATTCACGGACCGACCGCTCGGGGACGGATCCGGTGATCGTGTATCTCCACGGCGGTGGGTGGATATCCGGAAGCATCGAGACACACAACCGGATCTGCCGGACACTGACGACGAAGACAGGGTACCCCGTCGTCAGCGTCGGGTATCGACTGGCACCGGAACACCCGTTTCCTGCCGGCCTCCAGGATTGCTACGCCGTGCTGAACTGGGTATCGGATACAGCCACCGTCCCCGGGATAGATCCCGAACGACTAGTCGTTATGGGCGACAGCGCCGGCGGCAATCTCGCCGCAGCGACTGCACTGGTAGCCCGGGACCGCGGTGGTCCAGCGATCGCGCATCAGGTACTGATCTACCCTGCGATGGGAGCGGCCCAGACTACGCCGGCATACACGGAGAATTCGGACGGGTACGGCCTGACCGCGGAGATCATGGACGTTATCTACGACCGTTACACGGAGTCGGATATCGACGACGCGAATTACTACGCCTGGCCGCGAAAAGCGGCGGACCTCTCCGGCCTCCCGCCAGCGACGATTCTCACGGCGGGGTTCGATCCGCTTCGGGACACGGGAGCGCTGTACGCCGAACAGTTGCTGGAGGCCGACGTCCCGGTCTCGTTCACCAACTATCCAGCCATGGTTCACGGGTTCTTCGCGATGATAGGGGATCCGGTGGCGGTGGACCCCGCTCACGAGGCATACGAAGCGATCGCGACGAGATTGCAGGACCAGTTCGACTGA
- a CDS encoding glycoside hydrolase family 68 protein, whose protein sequence is MVDRPLGDERGVQGDRSCSYWTREQTESITREATNVAPIIDPPQTRLDEDLHIWDTWLLRDRYGEVTTVDGWQVAFSLTAPADMLPSDRHDVASIRYFYSRDGKQWECGGELFDDDAYGQRQWSGCALYDDGDLYVFYTAVGHSDDVETTDTQRIAGATTASVTAGSAEVVIDGPWTHEILLEPDGNWYETEDQSGGLTYTFRDPWFYEDPETGEPCLLFEANAPVTDETPVCGDDTAGRQYNGCVGVAVSPTGDPLEWELRAPLLVGACVNHELERPHVVHHDGHYYLFISTHKHRFAPGIQGYDGLYGWVAASLHGPYRPLNDSGLVVTNPADAPFQLYSWMVYSHDEELLVHSFLNYLDFEGESLEAIAELPETEQTQRFGGTLGQTLRVGVDGDRTEILGTLDHWHLPTGDESLPEPVEDT, encoded by the coding sequence ATGGTTGACCGCCCGTTGGGCGATGAGCGGGGCGTCCAGGGAGATCGCTCCTGTTCGTACTGGACACGCGAGCAGACGGAGTCGATTACCCGGGAAGCGACGAACGTCGCTCCGATCATCGATCCACCGCAGACGCGACTGGACGAGGATCTTCACATCTGGGACACGTGGCTACTGCGGGACCGGTACGGCGAGGTTACCACCGTCGACGGATGGCAGGTGGCGTTCTCGCTGACTGCCCCCGCGGATATGTTGCCGAGCGACCGCCACGACGTCGCGTCTATCCGGTACTTCTACTCACGCGACGGGAAGCAGTGGGAGTGTGGCGGTGAGTTGTTCGACGACGACGCCTATGGCCAGCGCCAGTGGTCTGGCTGCGCGCTGTACGACGATGGCGACCTGTACGTCTTCTACACCGCTGTCGGTCACAGCGACGACGTCGAAACGACAGACACGCAGCGAATCGCCGGGGCGACGACCGCCTCGGTCACGGCCGGGTCAGCGGAGGTAGTGATCGACGGACCGTGGACCCACGAAATTCTGCTGGAGCCCGACGGCAACTGGTACGAGACGGAAGACCAGTCCGGGGGACTGACCTACACGTTCAGAGATCCGTGGTTCTACGAGGACCCCGAGACGGGTGAACCCTGCCTGCTGTTCGAAGCGAACGCTCCCGTCACCGACGAGACGCCGGTCTGCGGCGACGATACAGCGGGCCGACAGTACAACGGCTGTGTCGGAGTCGCCGTCTCGCCGACGGGAGACCCCCTGGAGTGGGAACTCCGTGCGCCGCTCCTCGTTGGGGCCTGCGTCAACCACGAGCTCGAACGTCCACACGTCGTCCACCACGACGGCCACTACTACCTCTTCATCTCCACGCACAAACACAGGTTTGCGCCGGGGATACAGGGGTACGATGGGCTCTACGGATGGGTTGCAGCGTCACTCCACGGCCCGTACCGGCCGCTCAACGACTCTGGGCTCGTCGTGACGAATCCAGCGGACGCCCCGTTTCAGCTGTACTCGTGGATGGTCTACTCCCACGACGAGGAGTTGCTCGTCCACTCGTTCCTCAATTACCTCGACTTCGAGGGCGAGTCACTCGAAGCGATCGCCGAGCTCCCCGAGACTGAACAGACCCAGCGATTCGGCGGAACGCTCGGGCAGACGCTACGGGTTGGTGTCGACGGCGACCGTACCGAGATCCTGGGGACGCTCGACCACTGGCACCTGCCCACTGGCGACGAGTCACTGCCGGAACCCGTCGAAGATACCTGA